From Candidatus Aminicenantes bacterium, the proteins below share one genomic window:
- a CDS encoding isoprenylcysteine carboxylmethyltransferase family protein — protein sequence MNRYLLLYFCVLLFMPIIDTTLIRARRRVAAPGRVIERRSLFVLWLCIGSGMGIAAGLKKITAARIGLASPVIAVAAVALMLAGMIVRWATMLKLGGYFTPHVEVGGGQALVTDGVFRFVRHPAYAGILLVCAGIGLTFENWLSLAAAMAFAGTGVANRVRIEEAALRGHFGPAYEEYARHTKRFLPFIL from the coding sequence ATGAACCGCTATCTCCTACTTTATTTTTGCGTGCTGCTATTCATGCCCATAATCGACACAACGCTGATCCGGGCCCGGCGCCGCGTTGCCGCGCCCGGCCGCGTCATCGAGCGCCGCTCCCTTTTCGTCCTCTGGCTTTGCATCGGCAGCGGCATGGGGATCGCCGCCGGCCTCAAGAAGATCACGGCGGCACGGATCGGGCTGGCGTCCCCCGTCATCGCCGTCGCGGCCGTCGCCCTGATGCTGGCGGGGATGATTGTGCGCTGGGCAACGATGCTCAAGCTGGGTGGCTATTTCACCCCCCATGTCGAGGTCGGCGGCGGGCAGGCGCTGGTTACGGACGGCGTTTTCCGCTTCGTCCGCCACCCGGCCTATGCCGGCATCCTCCTGGTCTGCGCCGGCATCGGCTTGACATTCGAGAACTGGCTTAGCCTGGCGGCAGCCATGGCCTTCGCCGGCACCGGGGTGGCCAACCGGGTGCGCATCGAGGAGGCGGCGCTGCGCGGGCACTTCGGCCCGGCTTACGAAGAGTATGCCCGGCACACGAAGCGCTTTCTGCCTTTTATCCTATGA
- a CDS encoding N-acetyltransferase produces MDSKDFEKIKIRKITHPEEATACARMMAESEPWITLRRNYETLFGIVSNPEREIYVAIHGGKEVAGFIMLCMQGAFIGYIQSICIAPGWRNRGLGSRLIAFAEERIFREAPNVFICVSSFNPNARRLYERLGYEVIGELKDYIVSGHSEILLRKSVAPLAGFKKMP; encoded by the coding sequence ATGGATTCAAAAGATTTTGAAAAAATAAAGATACGAAAAATAACGCACCCGGAAGAAGCGACGGCATGCGCGCGGATGATGGCCGAATCCGAGCCGTGGATCACCCTGCGCCGTAACTATGAGACTCTCTTCGGGATCGTCTCCAACCCGGAGCGGGAAATATACGTGGCCATACATGGCGGCAAGGAAGTCGCGGGTTTCATCATGCTTTGCATGCAGGGAGCGTTCATCGGCTACATCCAGTCGATCTGCATCGCCCCGGGCTGGAGAAACAGGGGGTTGGGCAGCCGGCTGATTGCTTTTGCCGAGGAACGCATCTTCAGGGAAGCGCCCAATGTTTTTATCTGCGTGTCGTCCTTCAATCCGAACGCCAGGAGGCTCTATGAGCGCCTCGGCTATGAAGTGATCGGCGAATTGAAGGATTACATTGTTTCAGGGCATTCCGAGATCCTTCTGCGCAAGTCCGTCGCTCCCTTGGCGGGATTCAAAAAGATGCCGTAA
- a CDS encoding aspartate/glutamate racemase family protein: MKTIGLLGGITSESSLLYYKLINEMTREKLGGHHAAKSVMVSVDFAEIQPLTERGDWDGVLAILLEAAKGIERGGADLLLLCANTVHKLADEIGRKIKIPIVHIVDETAAEIRKAGFSRVGLLGTRFTMEEDFFKGRLREKYGIEALVPVKEEREQVHRIIIDELALGVIKPESREAVNKIMDGLIAAGAQAIILGCTELPLLISRGQGRLPLFDTTLIHARAGVDRALGAQF, translated from the coding sequence ATGAAAACGATAGGGCTTTTGGGGGGCATCACTTCCGAATCGTCGCTGCTGTACTATAAGCTGATTAACGAGATGACCAGGGAAAAACTCGGCGGCCATCACGCGGCCAAGAGCGTCATGGTCTCGGTCGATTTCGCCGAGATCCAGCCGCTGACCGAGCGCGGCGACTGGGACGGGGTGCTGGCCATCCTGCTTGAGGCCGCCAAGGGGATCGAGCGCGGTGGCGCCGACCTTCTGCTGCTATGCGCCAACACGGTCCACAAGCTCGCCGATGAAATCGGCCGCAAGATCAAGATCCCGATCGTACACATCGTCGACGAGACCGCCGCGGAGATCAGGAAGGCGGGCTTCAGCAGGGTCGGGCTGCTGGGGACGCGCTTCACCATGGAAGAGGACTTTTTCAAGGGCCGGCTGCGCGAAAAATACGGCATCGAGGCGCTGGTGCCGGTCAAGGAGGAGCGCGAGCAAGTCCATCGCATCATCATCGACGAGTTGGCCCTGGGGGTCATCAAGCCGGAGTCCAGGGAGGCAGTCAACAAGATCATGGACGGTCTGATCGCCGCAGGCGCCCAGGCCATCATCCTCGGCTGCACCGAATTGCCGCTGCTGATCAGCCGCGGCCAGGGCCGCCTTCCCCTCTTCGACACCACCTTGATCCATGCCCGGGCGGGCGTTGATCGCGCTCTGGGTGCTCAATTCTAA
- a CDS encoding nitroreductase family protein, with product MEFYEAVKKRRTVREFNADPVPEEAIQRALAAGLRAPCNAHLKSWQFILLSDKERKAKAVSGGLQARDMKDKEEIERFVAQFDDEELKKVYRSSLPLQMTMMLQARQVLVVCYKMKPLVSCRTLFELNPLASAWMCIENIMLALAAEGLFGCTYTPYESTGLKEFLGVPVGYEIAAVIPFGYPKDPPGENKAEDLKARLHVDGWG from the coding sequence ATGGAATTCTACGAAGCGGTGAAGAAACGACGGACGGTGCGCGAGTTCAACGCCGACCCGGTGCCGGAGGAGGCCATCCAACGGGCGCTGGCAGCGGGGCTACGGGCGCCGTGCAACGCCCATTTGAAGAGCTGGCAGTTTATCCTGCTGAGCGACAAGGAGAGGAAGGCCAAAGCGGTGAGCGGGGGGTTGCAGGCGCGGGATATGAAGGACAAGGAGGAGATCGAGCGCTTCGTCGCCCAGTTCGACGACGAGGAGCTTAAAAAAGTTTACCGGAGCTCGCTGCCGTTGCAGATGACGATGATGCTTCAGGCCCGCCAGGTGTTGGTGGTCTGCTACAAGATGAAGCCGCTCGTCTCGTGCCGCACCCTGTTCGAGCTGAACCCGCTGGCCTCGGCCTGGATGTGCATCGAGAACATCATGCTGGCCCTGGCGGCCGAGGGGCTTTTCGGCTGCACCTACACCCCCTACGAATCGACCGGGCTGAAGGAATTCCTCGGCGTGCCCGTGGGCTACGAGATCGCCGCCGTCATCCCCTTCGGCTACCCGAAAGATCCCCCCGGGGAGAACAAGGCCGAGGACCTTAAGGCGCGGCTGCACGTCGACGGCTGGGGATAA
- a CDS encoding nitroreductase family protein: protein MEFPELMKTRQSVRQYQPRPVPRELLDKLVEAVRLAPSASNAQPWKLIVVDDPELRTQVARATFNAALSFNRFALEAPVIVVLVTEKPGLVTQVGALLKQRQFSLIDIGIAVAHFCLQATELGLGTCILGWFDEKKIKRLLSIPAGRRIGLLVTLGYAAEGYPLREKTRKASGLMSAFNTY from the coding sequence ATGGAATTTCCCGAGTTGATGAAGACAAGGCAGAGCGTGCGCCAGTACCAGCCACGGCCTGTTCCCAGGGAACTGCTGGACAAGCTGGTCGAAGCCGTGCGCCTGGCGCCCTCGGCGAGCAACGCCCAGCCCTGGAAGCTGATCGTGGTCGACGACCCGGAACTGCGTACTCAAGTGGCGCGGGCCACCTTCAACGCCGCCCTCTCCTTCAACCGCTTCGCCCTGGAAGCGCCGGTGATCGTTGTCCTGGTGACCGAGAAACCGGGTCTTGTCACCCAAGTCGGCGCCTTGCTCAAGCAGCGCCAGTTTTCCCTGATCGACATCGGCATCGCCGTTGCCCACTTTTGCCTGCAGGCAACGGAGCTTGGCCTGGGCACGTGCATCCTGGGCTGGTTCGACGAAAAGAAGATCAAGCGCCTGCTGAGCATCCCGGCCGGAAGGAGGATCGGCCTCCTGGTCACGCTGGGCTACGCCGCCGAAGGCTACCCGCTGCGGGAAAAAACGCGCAAGGCCTCCGGCCTCATGAGCGCTTTCAATACCTATTAA
- a CDS encoding DUF3795 domain-containing protein: MSEIKMDGYCGLYCGGCDIYRLSVKAEQTGVKAQWAEMPERFRKVIKEADIVCHGCKSDTLFAGCRVCPMIKCAKKKGVENCALCAKYPCFYFTIMHIVVRWRKLDKKLPHVTARKPNLEFIRKNGLDAFLGEQEQAWKCPQCGSRLSWYLERCGACGKGNERYYGNGG, from the coding sequence ATGAGTGAAATCAAAATGGACGGCTACTGCGGGCTGTATTGCGGCGGCTGCGACATTTATCGGCTGTCGGTAAAAGCCGAGCAGACCGGGGTCAAGGCGCAATGGGCAGAGATGCCGGAGCGGTTCAGGAAGGTCATCAAGGAGGCCGACATCGTTTGCCACGGCTGCAAGTCCGACACCCTTTTCGCCGGCTGCAGGGTCTGCCCGATGATCAAATGCGCCAAAAAGAAAGGGGTGGAAAACTGCGCTTTGTGCGCCAAGTATCCCTGCTTTTACTTCACCATCATGCACATCGTCGTCCGCTGGCGCAAGCTCGACAAGAAGCTGCCGCACGTCACGGCGCGAAAGCCCAACCTGGAATTCATCCGCAAAAACGGGCTGGATGCCTTCCTCGGCGAACAGGAGCAGGCCTGGAAATGCCCGCAATGCGGCTCGCGCCTCTCCTGGTACTTGGAGCGCTGCGGCGCATGCGGCAAGGGCAATGAACGATATTACGGGAATGGCGGTTAA
- a CDS encoding MFS transporter — translation MNKKMIILLTVLIDVLGIGIIIPVLPFYVKSFGASAFIVTLLFATFSFFSFFSAPLLGSLSDRIGRRPVLIVSIASTALGWLVFAAATNIYWLFIGRIIDGLAAGNFPIAQSYLVDIAESPREKTTNLGLIGAVFGIGLIVGPALGGVLSQISLSLPFWFVGGLAAVNMVLAFFKLPETNKHCDREKKISFNPFQPIRKAFASANLRPGFAAWFLFGLALAGQQSVLALYRAGGFGFNSFLISLVMVGTGVILVFNQALFLKKVWLKHFSEEKLIVYFFFVLFLGFMFMSVFFIFTLLLGLIFYSFAQSTLRVVMTSRITKKGDPREQGMILGVLSSVMSLSMIVGPILAGALFSLEMNLPFGAGAMFSLMALIIIICEKKRKELAAAEISDEELVIAEQKIEFAG, via the coding sequence ATGAATAAAAAAATGATCATCCTGCTCACCGTCCTCATCGACGTCCTGGGCATCGGCATCATCATTCCGGTCCTGCCTTTTTACGTCAAATCCTTTGGGGCCTCCGCCTTCATCGTGACCCTGCTGTTCGCCACGTTTTCCTTCTTTTCGTTTTTCAGCGCCCCGCTGCTGGGCTCGTTGTCCGACCGCATCGGCCGCCGTCCGGTTTTGATCGTCAGCATCGCCAGCACGGCCCTGGGCTGGCTGGTTTTCGCGGCGGCGACCAACATTTACTGGCTTTTCATCGGCCGCATCATCGACGGCCTGGCGGCGGGCAATTTCCCCATCGCCCAGAGCTACCTGGTCGACATCGCCGAAAGCCCAAGGGAAAAGACGACCAACCTGGGATTGATCGGCGCCGTTTTCGGCATCGGCCTGATCGTCGGCCCGGCCCTGGGCGGCGTGCTCAGCCAGATCTCGCTCAGCCTGCCGTTCTGGTTCGTCGGCGGCCTGGCGGCCGTCAACATGGTCCTGGCTTTTTTCAAACTGCCCGAGACCAACAAGCACTGCGACCGGGAAAAGAAGATCTCCTTCAATCCCTTCCAACCCATCCGCAAAGCCTTCGCCAGCGCCAACCTCCGGCCGGGGTTCGCCGCCTGGTTTTTGTTCGGCCTGGCCCTGGCCGGGCAGCAATCGGTCCTGGCCCTTTACCGGGCCGGCGGCTTCGGTTTCAATTCTTTCCTGATCAGCCTGGTCATGGTCGGCACCGGGGTGATCCTGGTTTTCAACCAGGCCCTGTTCTTGAAAAAGGTCTGGCTGAAGCATTTCAGCGAGGAGAAGCTGATCGTCTATTTCTTTTTCGTCCTCTTTCTAGGTTTTATGTTCATGAGCGTCTTCTTCATTTTCACCCTGCTCCTGGGCCTGATCTTTTACAGTTTCGCCCAGTCGACGCTGCGGGTGGTCATGACCAGCCGGATCACCAAGAAGGGCGACCCCAGGGAACAGGGGATGATCCTGGGCGTTTTGTCGTCGGTGATGTCGCTGAGCATGATCGTCGGCCCGATCCTGGCCGGCGCCCTATTCTCCCTGGAGATGAATTTGCCCTTCGGGGCCGGGGCGATGTTTTCGCTCATGGCGTTGATCATCATTATTTGCGAGAAAAAAAGAAAGGAACTGGCCGCGGCCGAGATCAGCGACGAAGAGCTGGTCATCGCGGAACAGAAGATCGAGTTTGCCGGCTAG
- a CDS encoding SDR family NAD(P)-dependent oxidoreductase: MNSKIFFRDKVVIITGASSGIGREAALFFAQLQAKVVLAARNREKLAAVQEEIRRQGGQALALGTDVCSFADMQRMARETVLKWGKIDILIANAGEYVQDLSRGIDIGSIERSMAVNFMGTVHAVKSVLPEMRRNHKGHIVIVNSLDAKKGIVNDGPYVAAKAALDGFGDVLRQELKADGINVTSIYPARVDTPMMENLKVPWISPKIAPVEVVKAMARGIKRNKAIVAVPAAYFLLGPLNIMFPRLADWAYRILKIEGEKIEKGN, encoded by the coding sequence ATGAATAGCAAGATTTTTTTTCGGGACAAAGTGGTCATCATCACCGGCGCCTCCAGCGGCATCGGCCGGGAAGCGGCGCTGTTCTTTGCGCAGCTTCAGGCAAAGGTTGTCCTTGCCGCAAGGAATCGGGAAAAACTGGCGGCAGTGCAAGAAGAAATCCGCCGGCAGGGCGGGCAGGCGTTGGCGCTTGGAACCGATGTCTGTTCGTTTGCCGACATGCAGAGGATGGCCAGGGAAACGGTTCTGAAATGGGGGAAGATCGATATCTTGATCGCCAATGCCGGCGAGTATGTTCAGGATCTTTCCCGCGGAATCGACATCGGCTCGATCGAGCGCTCCATGGCCGTGAATTTCATGGGCACCGTGCATGCCGTCAAGAGCGTTCTTCCGGAAATGCGGCGCAACCATAAAGGCCATATCGTGATCGTGAACAGCCTGGATGCCAAGAAGGGTATTGTCAACGATGGCCCCTACGTGGCCGCCAAGGCCGCGCTGGATGGGTTCGGGGACGTGCTGCGCCAGGAGCTAAAGGCCGATGGGATCAACGTCACTTCCATTTACCCGGCCCGCGTCGACACGCCGATGATGGAGAATCTAAAAGTACCCTGGATATCTCCGAAAATAGCGCCCGTGGAAGTCGTGAAGGCGATGGCCAGGGGCATAAAGAGGAACAAGGCGATCGTCGCGGTACCGGCAGCCTATTTTCTGTTGGGCCCTTTGAATATCATGTTCCCGCGCCTGGCCGACTGGGCTTACCGAATTTTAAAAATCGAAGGGGAAAAAATCGAAAAAGGGAATTAG
- a CDS encoding SpoIIE family protein phosphatase, whose product MNLPIELSGLVVAALIIAISLFAFALAALRSERGDRAPFWFGVYGCLYGIRLAARSDLIQPLLPGIFWLYLDAFINYAIIAPAVLFVGSLLGPGSRLGSGSRPSLRRIGQAAAGYALLAMANDLLRGRPGATMWLNPPVVLAAGGIVIVHLLVFRRWGSWPREFRVVIFSGILFLVVAALETVHVLARVEHFAMMLFMATVGYAVLQRMLVTERRFAAVSRELEIAREIQRSILPASLPETRGLRVAACYLPMSEVGGDFYDFDSQRPKGLGLIVADVSGHGVPAALVASMVKMGFAAEAERHDQPGLVLKNINRMLCGKFAGAFVSASCAFIDRNARKIYYASAGHPAPLLRRRDGRIEALSEGGLLLAIDAGAEYVTAEVRLGQGDRLLFFSDGLVEARDSGDEFFGSERLERLLAVHAAAVPDLLIEQVIIALRSWVGPGASLQDDVTAVVVDIEGE is encoded by the coding sequence ATGAATCTGCCGATCGAGCTGTCCGGACTGGTGGTGGCGGCGCTGATCATCGCCATCAGTCTCTTCGCGTTCGCCCTGGCGGCCCTGCGCTCCGAGCGTGGCGACCGCGCGCCGTTCTGGTTCGGCGTGTACGGCTGCCTATACGGCATCCGCCTGGCCGCGAGATCGGATCTCATCCAGCCCCTGTTGCCCGGGATCTTTTGGCTCTATCTCGACGCCTTCATCAACTATGCCATCATCGCTCCCGCCGTCCTTTTCGTCGGGTCGCTGCTCGGGCCCGGATCGCGGCTCGGGTCCGGGTCGCGGCCCAGCCTGCGCCGCATCGGTCAGGCCGCGGCCGGCTATGCCCTGCTGGCCATGGCCAACGACCTCCTGCGCGGCCGGCCGGGAGCGACCATGTGGCTGAATCCGCCGGTGGTGCTGGCGGCCGGCGGCATCGTGATCGTTCACCTGCTTGTTTTTCGACGCTGGGGAAGCTGGCCGCGCGAGTTTCGCGTCGTCATTTTCAGCGGCATCCTCTTTCTCGTCGTCGCCGCCCTGGAGACCGTTCATGTCCTGGCCCGGGTGGAGCATTTCGCCATGATGCTGTTCATGGCCACGGTGGGCTATGCCGTGCTCCAGCGCATGCTCGTCACCGAGCGCCGCTTTGCGGCCGTCTCCCGCGAACTGGAGATCGCCCGCGAGATCCAGCGCTCCATCCTGCCCGCGTCCCTGCCAGAAACCCGGGGCCTGCGCGTCGCCGCCTGCTACCTGCCGATGAGCGAGGTCGGCGGCGACTTCTACGATTTCGACAGCCAGCGGCCGAAAGGCCTCGGCCTGATCGTCGCCGACGTCTCGGGCCACGGGGTGCCGGCTGCCCTGGTGGCGTCGATGGTCAAGATGGGTTTTGCCGCCGAGGCCGAGCGCCACGATCAGCCCGGGCTGGTGTTGAAGAACATCAACCGCATGCTTTGCGGCAAGTTCGCGGGCGCGTTCGTCTCGGCCAGCTGCGCCTTCATCGACCGCAATGCTCGCAAAATATACTACGCAAGCGCCGGGCACCCGGCGCCGCTGCTGCGCCGACGCGACGGCCGCATCGAGGCGCTGAGCGAGGGCGGCCTTCTGCTCGCCATCGATGCCGGCGCCGAGTACGTCACCGCCGAGGTCAGGCTGGGGCAAGGTGACCGTTTGCTCTTCTTCTCCGACGGCCTGGTCGAGGCGCGCGACAGCGGCGACGAGTTCTTCGGCAGCGAGCGCCTGGAACGGCTGCTGGCCGTCCATGCCGCCGCCGTTCCCGACCTCCTGATCGAGCAGGTCATCATTGCCTTGCGTAGCTGGGTCGGCCCGGGGGCAAGCCTCCAGGATGACGTGACGGCGGTGGTCGTCGACATCGAAGGGGAATGA
- a CDS encoding 4Fe-4S dicluster domain-containing protein, translating into MSDTTKLKSLAGELGVDLFGVADLKRLRGLPPGMGGDPAGLLDKFRYAIVLGAQLNKLGAKAKGADLDVFLEKAALQISAYLETKEDRALIIHPEDEIDPVKRLGLLSLKVLAKTAGLGWQGRSLLIVSPEYGPVHRWIALLTNLKLQPGEPLANQCDDCTLCIDKCPHHALKYAPFADHPAHRDDVLDITLCKGDDSCKVCLAVCPWFKSSAAGS; encoded by the coding sequence ATGAGTGATACAACGAAATTGAAATCTTTGGCCGGGGAACTGGGAGTGGATCTGTTCGGCGTGGCCGATCTCAAGCGGCTGAGAGGGCTGCCGCCGGGGATGGGGGGCGATCCGGCCGGATTGCTGGACAAGTTCCGCTACGCGATCGTCCTGGGTGCGCAGCTGAACAAGCTGGGGGCGAAGGCGAAGGGTGCCGATCTCGACGTCTTCCTGGAAAAAGCCGCACTGCAGATATCGGCTTACTTGGAGACGAAGGAAGACCGCGCCCTGATCATCCACCCGGAGGACGAGATCGACCCGGTTAAGCGCCTGGGGCTGCTATCGCTCAAGGTGCTGGCCAAGACGGCGGGGCTCGGCTGGCAGGGGCGCTCGCTGCTCATCGTGTCGCCCGAGTACGGCCCGGTCCACCGCTGGATCGCCTTGCTGACCAACCTTAAGCTCCAGCCCGGCGAACCGCTGGCGAACCAATGCGACGACTGCACCCTGTGCATCGACAAGTGTCCGCATCACGCGCTGAAATACGCCCCCTTTGCCGATCATCCCGCGCACCGGGATGATGTGCTGGACATCACGCTATGCAAAGGGGACGATTCCTGCAAGGTGTGCCTCGCCGTTTGCCCCTGGTTTAAAAGTTCCGCGGCCGGATCGTAG
- a CDS encoding ABC-type transport auxiliary lipoprotein family protein — MLKARSRIFLLVTFLLFAWACAGPYYFDLHLENSENPGSVKLNKVLLIEDVEINQTYLDQRIVYRESPFQVKYYSFMFWSKSPADLIEDAVVDFWRKSSIFKKVNAYGSAGDADLTMRIKIDAIEKYYCQNNWCARLAMDIEIEDSENKEIILTHAFDRKLKLKGNKVSDLPEKISEILHDELLKIEAKLQKDKS; from the coding sequence GTGTTAAAAGCCAGGAGTCGGATTTTTTTATTGGTTACCTTTTTACTGTTTGCTTGGGCCTGCGCTGGCCCCTATTATTTCGACCTGCACCTTGAAAACTCTGAAAATCCCGGTTCGGTAAAACTAAATAAGGTTTTGCTGATCGAAGATGTCGAGATCAACCAAACCTACCTGGATCAAAGGATCGTCTATCGGGAATCCCCTTTCCAGGTGAAATATTACAGTTTCATGTTTTGGTCAAAATCCCCGGCTGACCTGATCGAAGATGCCGTGGTCGATTTCTGGAGAAAAAGTTCAATTTTTAAAAAAGTGAATGCTTATGGTTCCGCCGGCGATGCGGATTTGACCATGAGGATAAAGATCGATGCCATTGAAAAATATTACTGCCAAAACAACTGGTGTGCCCGGCTGGCCATGGACATTGAAATCGAGGATTCTGAAAACAAGGAAATTATTTTGACCCATGCCTTTGACCGGAAGCTGAAACTAAAAGGAAACAAGGTCAGCGATCTGCCTGAAAAAATTTCGGAAATTCTGCATGACGAGCTTCTAAAAATCGAGGCAAAACTACAAAAAGATAAAAGTTGA
- a CDS encoding cupin domain-containing protein encodes MNIDAKYVIKTDIKFGALEKIDIEAIEKACDYDWFNQTLCRVNDSLVRLGILKGEFHWHRHDKEDEFFYVVEGKLLIDFEDRTVELAPKQGIVVPKGVKHRPRAPERTLALMVEAATVTPTGDGSN; translated from the coding sequence ATGAATATAGACGCGAAATATGTGATCAAAACCGACATCAAGTTCGGGGCCCTGGAGAAGATTGACATCGAGGCCATCGAAAAGGCGTGCGACTACGACTGGTTCAACCAGACCCTGTGCCGGGTCAACGATTCGCTGGTGCGCCTGGGCATCTTGAAAGGGGAGTTCCACTGGCACCGGCATGACAAGGAAGACGAGTTCTTCTACGTTGTGGAAGGCAAGCTGCTTATCGATTTTGAAGACCGTACCGTGGAACTTGCTCCAAAGCAAGGAATCGTTGTGCCCAAGGGGGTGAAGCACCGGCCGCGCGCTCCCGAGCGCACCCTGGCGCTGATGGTCGAGGCCGCCACCGTCACCCCCACCGGCGATGGTTCGAACTGA
- a CDS encoding peptidylprolyl isomerase — protein sequence MKIAANGKRACLRVCKMVGRGLYISCLIAAAGVAMQATEPLQQKPMTMAEIVAAAKAEDWRALDPENTLYLELAGGRVVIELAPVFAPQHAANVKALTRERYFDGLAIIRVQDNYVVQWGDPAADDPQKARQILHAQKNLPAEFDRAIDAKIPFTLLPDGDVYAKEVGFCDGFPVARDKGSGRMWLTHGYGMVGAGRGNTSDSGGGTEIYVVIGQVPRHLDRNCTLFGRVLQGMDLLSVLPRASGPMGFYDRAEHYVPIKSIRVAADVPPAERSDLEVMRTDTDTFRQLVEARRNRSEEWFLFKAGRIELCNIPVPLRKKEKRTGNET from the coding sequence ATGAAGATTGCAGCGAATGGCAAGCGGGCCTGCTTGCGCGTATGCAAAATGGTTGGGCGCGGATTATATATCTCCTGCCTGATCGCGGCAGCGGGCGTGGCAATGCAAGCAACGGAGCCGCTGCAGCAAAAACCCATGACCATGGCCGAGATCGTGGCCGCGGCCAAGGCCGAAGACTGGCGGGCCCTCGATCCCGAGAACACCCTTTATCTGGAATTGGCCGGAGGGCGGGTGGTCATCGAGCTGGCGCCGGTCTTTGCCCCGCAGCACGCGGCCAACGTCAAGGCCTTGACCCGCGAGCGCTACTTTGATGGGCTGGCGATCATCCGCGTCCAGGACAACTACGTGGTGCAATGGGGCGATCCCGCGGCCGATGATCCGCAAAAGGCGCGCCAGATCCTTCATGCCCAAAAAAACCTGCCGGCCGAGTTCGATCGCGCCATCGATGCCAAAATTCCCTTCACCCTGCTGCCCGACGGCGACGTCTATGCCAAAGAGGTCGGTTTTTGCGACGGCTTCCCGGTGGCCCGAGACAAGGGCAGCGGCCGGATGTGGCTCACCCACGGCTACGGCATGGTCGGCGCCGGCCGCGGCAACACCAGCGACAGCGGCGGCGGCACGGAGATCTACGTGGTGATCGGCCAAGTCCCGCGCCACCTGGACCGCAATTGCACTCTGTTCGGGCGGGTGCTCCAGGGGATGGACCTGCTGTCCGTGCTGCCGCGCGCGAGCGGCCCGATGGGTTTCTATGACAGGGCGGAGCACTATGTTCCGATCAAATCGATCCGCGTCGCCGCCGACGTGCCGCCGGCCGAACGCAGCGACCTGGAGGTCATGCGCACCGATACGGACACGTTCCGGCAATTGGTCGAAGCGCGCCGCAACCGCAGCGAGGAATGGTTTCTGTTCAAGGCCGGCCGCATCGAGCTCTGCAACATCCCCGTTCCGCTGCGAAAAAAAGAAAAAAGAACCGGGAACGAAACTTAA
- a CDS encoding pyridoxamine 5'-phosphate oxidase family protein, which yields MTRALRKTIADLLTAQKLGILATLGTAYPYQNIVAFAASGDLKNILFATKRSTSKYKNLKSRKRVAIFIDDRSNREMDFQQTTGVTALGGARELRGRGREKFAKLFLRKHPSLREFLSASDCALFSIQVRAYYAVLHFQDVVEVRMT from the coding sequence ATGACGCGTGCGCTACGCAAAACCATCGCGGACCTTTTGACCGCACAAAAGCTGGGCATTTTGGCCACTCTGGGAACGGCATATCCTTACCAGAACATTGTGGCCTTCGCGGCCAGCGGCGATCTGAAAAATATCCTGTTCGCCACCAAGCGCTCGACCAGCAAATACAAGAACCTGAAAAGCAGGAAGCGGGTCGCCATTTTTATCGACGACCGTTCGAACCGCGAAATGGATTTCCAGCAAACCACGGGTGTCACGGCCCTCGGCGGCGCACGGGAACTGCGCGGGCGGGGCCGTGAAAAATTCGCCAAGCTTTTCCTGCGCAAGCATCCCTCTCTCCGGGAGTTCCTTTCAGCATCCGATTGCGCCCTGTTCTCCATCCAGGTCCGGGCCTATTATGCGGTCCTGCATTTTCAGGATGTCGTCGAAGTCCGAATGACGTAA